The proteins below come from a single Tachysurus fulvidraco isolate hzauxx_2018 chromosome 26, HZAU_PFXX_2.0, whole genome shotgun sequence genomic window:
- the alkbh6 gene encoding alpha-ketoglutarate-dependent dioxygenase alkB homolog 6, giving the protein MEDFEGFIVKDAPPTVYYIPDFITEAEEEYLLQQVYKAPKPKWTQLSGRRLQNWGGLPHPKGMISEKLPDWLLSYTEKISGLGAFAGKSANHVLVNEYKPEEGIMPHEDGPLYHPTVTTVTLGSHTLLDFYRPVDQTQTEVPQTEESRYVLSLLLQRRSLLILQDEMYERYLHGIGSVAMDTLTESVANLALAGRRVGETLCRGTRVSLTIRHVPKVCRANLLLARK; this is encoded by the exons ATGGAAGATTTTGAAGGATTCATTGTGAAAGAC GCTCCGCCCACTGTTTACTACATCCCGGACTTTATAACAGAGGCAGAAGAAGAGTATCTTTTACAGCAG gtgtACAAGGCCCCCAAACCTAAGTGGACACAGTTGTCAGGAAGGCGACTACAGAACTGgg GAGGGCTTCCTCATCCAAAGGGGATGATTTCAGAGAAGCTCCCTGATTGGTTGCTAAGCTACACCGAGAAGATATCAGGCCTCGGAGCATTTGCAGGGAAAAGCGCCAATCATGTGCTGGTGAACGAGTACAAGCCCGAGGAGGGCATCATG cCTCACGAAGACGGGCCTCTGTATCACCCCACAGTAACGACCGTCACTCTGGGATCTCACACGCTGCTTGACTTCTACAGACCCGTTGATCAAACACAG accGAAGTTCCCCAGACGGAGGAGAGCCGCTACGTGCTGTCTTTGTTACTGCAGCGTCGCAGTCTGCTAATCCTGCAGGATGAGATGTACGAGCGCTACCTTCATGGGATTGGCAGCGTTGCCATGGATACTCTAACGGAGAGTGTGGCGAACCTGGCACTGGCAGGAAGACGGGTGGGTGAGACACTTTGTCGCGGGACCAGAGTCTCCCTTACCATCCGTCACGTGCCCAAGGTTTGCCGTGCCAACCTGCTGCTCGCCAGGAAGTGA
- the capns1a gene encoding calpain small subunit 1a — protein MFLVKKMIGGIVDVVSNIDPGQFVPSDPPPTRRPLAYVQANENDEERKFRSVFQQLAGDDMEVSPNELMNILNKIIAKRGDLKTDGFSVESCRSMVAVMDSDSTGKLGFEEFKYLWNNIKKWQAIYKQFDADQSGLIGASELPNAFKAAGFPLNDQLFQLLIRRYSDENGNMDFDNYISCLVRLDAMCRAFKTLDKDNNGSIKVNIKEWLQLTMYS, from the exons ATGTTTCTGGTTAAGAAGATGATTGGTGGGATCGTTGATGTggtcag CAACATCGATCCCGGCCAGTTCGTGCCCTCCGACCCT cctCCTACTCGCAGACCGCTGGCGTACGTCCAGGCGAACGAGAATGACGAGGAGCGCAAGTTCCGTAGTGTGTTCCAGCAACTCGCCGGCGAT GACATGGAGGTGAGTCCCAACGAGCTGATGAACATCCTCAACAAGATCATCGCCAAAC gtggTGACTTGAAGACTGATGGCTTCTCTGTTGAGTCCTGCAGGAGTATGGTGGCTGTTATGGAC AGCGACAGCACGGGCAAGCTCGGGTTCGAAGAGTTCAAATACCTCTGGAACAACATCAAGAAGTGGCAG GCCATCTATAAGCAGTTTGATGCCGATCAGTCTGGCCTGATCGGTGCTAGCGAGCTGCCCAATGCATTCAAAGCTGCAG gtttccCCCTGAATGACCAGCTCTTCCAGCTGCTCATCCGCAGGTACAGTGACGAGAACGGCAACATGGACTTCGATAACTACATCAGCTGTCTGGTCCGTCTGGACGCGATGTGCC GTGCCTTTAAGACGCTGGACAAAGACAACAACGGCAGCATTAAAGTGAACATCAAAGAG TGGCTGCAGCTGACCATGTACTCGTGA
- the zgc:153990 gene encoding nuclear apoptosis-inducing factor 1, which produces MSSSSASSSLPLGQDGAVRYKKRKANFSFSEVHILLDEVRKNRHLVVGKFNSGIPSDVKRRKWTEITQRINEIGECDREVGEVIKKWSDLKCDTKRKIAALHTGVALPHSSDLTQTENIVSSILELDKKPWEATRSPRGRSRSEEQDMAVGDDDDDIAFLGPGSVQDSPRSGIETRPMPPPLPGAAVGGVEMKLDPSNNTDADSRAMDSDDDHHDIIPSSMNSYTEDEGNLSSVPHVSSSSAGQAKAEPESAREQLAQSASLSVQEQHVTNALLCTVSRSLELLAESVQQLAETQQEFARESLRLQRETVQVLREFASGALTLLHERVNGKPPLI; this is translated from the exons ATGTCGTCGTCGTCGGCGTCGTCTTCGCTGCCCCTCGGCCAGGACGGCGCGGTGCGCTACAAGAAGCGCAAGGCCAACTTCTCGTTCAGCGAAGTTCACATCCTGCTGGATGAAGTGCGCAAAAACCGACACCTCGTCGTGG gtaaatTCAATTCAGGAATTCCCAGTGATGTGAAGAGGAGGAAGTGGACAGAGATCACGCAGCGCATTAACGAGATTGGTGAGTGTGACCGTGAGGTCGGTGAGGTCATAAAGAAGTGGTCCGACCTCAAATGCGACACCAAGAGGAAAATTGCAGCACTACACACGGGCGTGGCTCTGCCTCATTCGTCAGACCTCACGCAGACTGAAAACATCGTGAGCTCCATTCTGGAGCTGGACAAGAAACCGTGGGAGGCGACGCGCTCGCCGCGGGGACGAAGCAGGAGCGAGGAACAGGACATGGCCGTAGGAGACGATGACGATGATATCGCGTTCCTGGGTCCGGGATCGGTTCAGGATTCTCCCAGGTCAGGAATCGAGACGAGGCCGATGCCGCCGCCTCTTCCGGGAGCCGCTGTCGGGGGGGTCGAGATGAAATTAGACCCCTCGAATAACACGG ACGCAGACTCTCGCGCGATGGACTCGGATGACGACCACCACGACATTATCCCCTCATCCATGAACTCGTACACGGAGGACGAGGGAAACCTCAGCAGCGTCCCACACGTCTCCTCGTCCTCCGCCGGTCAGGCGAAGGCGGAGCCAGAGAGCGCACGTGAGCAGTTAGCACAAAGCGCTAGCCTGAGTGTGCAGGAGCAGCACGTGACGAACGCGTTGCTGTGCACGGTGTCGCGCTCGCTCGAGCTCCTGGCCGAGTCGGTGCAGCAGCTGGCGGAGACGCAGCAGGAGTTCGCGCGCGAGTCGCTCAGGCTGCAGAGAGAGACGGTGCAGGTGCTGCGAGAGTTCGCCTCTGGGGCACTAACACTTCTGCACGAGAGGGTGAACGGCAAACCGCCGCTTATTTAG